From a region of the Syngnathoides biaculeatus isolate LvHL_M chromosome 2, ASM1980259v1, whole genome shotgun sequence genome:
- the cenpl gene encoding centromere protein L isoform X3, whose amino-acid sequence MAASHLCLTRARTSLRLNIKRRAPKLDDFIDKVNPHHLESLMKREWQLSYVTPLYRFRYTQLKSYARQLSAFMAAEKQQGLAVEVGGTLCFSVSFSVVHGLVGTDIDAEAILIEIYSKSLFTSQDECQKTVWTGWLACVNGNPDYINSLPKEFVCLPLFGSSGTEALTALVKLWFQKNFDCCFGLLEISNTSLQWLVALWTNCHTDSNVKQLKMIWTLPVEPLLHVTYAVNPTDAWELWRTIRRDPPQAVEEDDIIHIDEVIRLMKGLLCQFYRHFKVDLSAGSLSHVSTALGTAKCSGKIKISNSKCMSTTLTMLTECALFKMPI is encoded by the exons ATGGCAGCTTCACATCTCTGCTTGACAAGGGCCCGAACGTCCCTGCGTCTCAACATAAAAAGAAGAGCACCAAAGTTGGACGATTTCATA GATAAGGTGAACCCTCACCATTTGGAGTCGCTGATGAAAAGAGAATGGCAGCTGTCCTATGTCACACCCCTCTACCGATTCCGTTACACCCAGCTGAAGAGCTATGCCAGGCAGCTCTCTGCATTTATGGCTGCAGAGAAGCAACAAGGTCTGGCAGTGGAGGTGGGAGGTACACTTTGCTTTAGTGTCTCCTTCTCTGTGGTTCATGGCCTGGTTGGGACAGATATTGATGCAGAGGCCATCTTAATAGAG ATCTACTCGAAGTCCTTGTTTACCAGCCAGGATGAGTGCCAGAAGACAGTATGGACTGGCTGGCTAGCATGTGTCAATGGCAACCCTGACTACATTAACTCACTTCCAAAAGAGTTTGTCTGTCTACCACTCTTTGGGAGCAGTGGGACTGAGGCACTCACTGCTTTGGTCAAATTATGGTTCCAGAAGAACTTTGACTGCTGCTTTGGATTGTTGGAGATCAGCAACACCAGCTTGCAGTGGTTGGTGGCATTATGGACAAATTGCCACACAGACTCCAATGTCAAGCAACTCAAAATGATTTGGACTCTTCCAGTAGAGCCACTGCTTCATGTCACCTATGCTGTAAACCCAACTGATGCGTGGGAGCTATGGCGTACTATAAGAAGGGATCCACCACAAGCGGTGGAAGAAGACGACATTATTCATATAGACGAGGTAATAAGGCTCATGAAGGGGCTCCTGTGCCAATTCTACCGACACTTCAAGGTGGATCTTTCAGCTGGGAGCCTGAGCCATGTATCCACAGCGCTGGGCACAGCTAAATGTAGCGGAAAGATCAAG ATTTCCAACAGCAAATGCATGTCCACCACACTGACGATGCTGACCGAATGTGCCCTCTTCAAAATGCCAATTTAA
- the cenpl gene encoding centromere protein L isoform X1 yields MIYVSMYGVVFRVYKSYVERTPNSVIQSSSKGRSYQQSYQTLMAASHLCLTRARTSLRLNIKRRAPKLDDFIDKVNPHHLESLMKREWQLSYVTPLYRFRYTQLKSYARQLSAFMAAEKQQGLAVEVGGTLCFSVSFSVVHGLVGTDIDAEAILIEIYSKSLFTSQDECQKTVWTGWLACVNGNPDYINSLPKEFVCLPLFGSSGTEALTALVKLWFQKNFDCCFGLLEISNTSLQWLVALWTNCHTDSNVKQLKMIWTLPVEPLLHVTYAVNPTDAWELWRTIRRDPPQAVEEDDIIHIDEVIRLMKGLLCQFYRHFKVDLSAGSLSHVSTALGTAKCSGKIKISNSKCMSTTLTMLTECALFKMPI; encoded by the exons ATGATATATGTCTCGATGTATGGTGTCGTGTTCCGTGTGTACAAATCATA TGTGGAGAGAACTCCCAACAGTGTTATCCAGAGTAGTAGTAAAGGGAGGAGCTACCAACAGTCCTACCAGACATTGATGGCAGCTTCACATCTCTGCTTGACAAGGGCCCGAACGTCCCTGCGTCTCAACATAAAAAGAAGAGCACCAAAGTTGGACGATTTCATA GATAAGGTGAACCCTCACCATTTGGAGTCGCTGATGAAAAGAGAATGGCAGCTGTCCTATGTCACACCCCTCTACCGATTCCGTTACACCCAGCTGAAGAGCTATGCCAGGCAGCTCTCTGCATTTATGGCTGCAGAGAAGCAACAAGGTCTGGCAGTGGAGGTGGGAGGTACACTTTGCTTTAGTGTCTCCTTCTCTGTGGTTCATGGCCTGGTTGGGACAGATATTGATGCAGAGGCCATCTTAATAGAG ATCTACTCGAAGTCCTTGTTTACCAGCCAGGATGAGTGCCAGAAGACAGTATGGACTGGCTGGCTAGCATGTGTCAATGGCAACCCTGACTACATTAACTCACTTCCAAAAGAGTTTGTCTGTCTACCACTCTTTGGGAGCAGTGGGACTGAGGCACTCACTGCTTTGGTCAAATTATGGTTCCAGAAGAACTTTGACTGCTGCTTTGGATTGTTGGAGATCAGCAACACCAGCTTGCAGTGGTTGGTGGCATTATGGACAAATTGCCACACAGACTCCAATGTCAAGCAACTCAAAATGATTTGGACTCTTCCAGTAGAGCCACTGCTTCATGTCACCTATGCTGTAAACCCAACTGATGCGTGGGAGCTATGGCGTACTATAAGAAGGGATCCACCACAAGCGGTGGAAGAAGACGACATTATTCATATAGACGAGGTAATAAGGCTCATGAAGGGGCTCCTGTGCCAATTCTACCGACACTTCAAGGTGGATCTTTCAGCTGGGAGCCTGAGCCATGTATCCACAGCGCTGGGCACAGCTAAATGTAGCGGAAAGATCAAG ATTTCCAACAGCAAATGCATGTCCACCACACTGACGATGCTGACCGAATGTGCCCTCTTCAAAATGCCAATTTAA
- the cenpl gene encoding centromere protein L isoform X2 has translation MWNSVERTPNSVIQSSSKGRSYQQSYQTLMAASHLCLTRARTSLRLNIKRRAPKLDDFIDKVNPHHLESLMKREWQLSYVTPLYRFRYTQLKSYARQLSAFMAAEKQQGLAVEVGGTLCFSVSFSVVHGLVGTDIDAEAILIEIYSKSLFTSQDECQKTVWTGWLACVNGNPDYINSLPKEFVCLPLFGSSGTEALTALVKLWFQKNFDCCFGLLEISNTSLQWLVALWTNCHTDSNVKQLKMIWTLPVEPLLHVTYAVNPTDAWELWRTIRRDPPQAVEEDDIIHIDEVIRLMKGLLCQFYRHFKVDLSAGSLSHVSTALGTAKCSGKIKISNSKCMSTTLTMLTECALFKMPI, from the exons ATGTGGAACAG TGTGGAGAGAACTCCCAACAGTGTTATCCAGAGTAGTAGTAAAGGGAGGAGCTACCAACAGTCCTACCAGACATTGATGGCAGCTTCACATCTCTGCTTGACAAGGGCCCGAACGTCCCTGCGTCTCAACATAAAAAGAAGAGCACCAAAGTTGGACGATTTCATA GATAAGGTGAACCCTCACCATTTGGAGTCGCTGATGAAAAGAGAATGGCAGCTGTCCTATGTCACACCCCTCTACCGATTCCGTTACACCCAGCTGAAGAGCTATGCCAGGCAGCTCTCTGCATTTATGGCTGCAGAGAAGCAACAAGGTCTGGCAGTGGAGGTGGGAGGTACACTTTGCTTTAGTGTCTCCTTCTCTGTGGTTCATGGCCTGGTTGGGACAGATATTGATGCAGAGGCCATCTTAATAGAG ATCTACTCGAAGTCCTTGTTTACCAGCCAGGATGAGTGCCAGAAGACAGTATGGACTGGCTGGCTAGCATGTGTCAATGGCAACCCTGACTACATTAACTCACTTCCAAAAGAGTTTGTCTGTCTACCACTCTTTGGGAGCAGTGGGACTGAGGCACTCACTGCTTTGGTCAAATTATGGTTCCAGAAGAACTTTGACTGCTGCTTTGGATTGTTGGAGATCAGCAACACCAGCTTGCAGTGGTTGGTGGCATTATGGACAAATTGCCACACAGACTCCAATGTCAAGCAACTCAAAATGATTTGGACTCTTCCAGTAGAGCCACTGCTTCATGTCACCTATGCTGTAAACCCAACTGATGCGTGGGAGCTATGGCGTACTATAAGAAGGGATCCACCACAAGCGGTGGAAGAAGACGACATTATTCATATAGACGAGGTAATAAGGCTCATGAAGGGGCTCCTGTGCCAATTCTACCGACACTTCAAGGTGGATCTTTCAGCTGGGAGCCTGAGCCATGTATCCACAGCGCTGGGCACAGCTAAATGTAGCGGAAAGATCAAG ATTTCCAACAGCAAATGCATGTCCACCACACTGACGATGCTGACCGAATGTGCCCTCTTCAAAATGCCAATTTAA